One stretch of Eggerthella lenta DSM 2243 DNA includes these proteins:
- a CDS encoding response regulator transcription factor — MARIFVVEDDASLREELMRLLELQGHTALTGTAFDRIVDDVLAAAPDCVILDLKLPGTGGHTVCRDLRRSSQVPVIMLTSSDSEFDEVLSMNLGADDYVTKPYNPAVLLARIQSVLRRTQRTEPPTRIEHRGVVLDVARGRVEHGGRSVDLTRNELKILHMLMANHDTIISRQELMVELWQSDAFIDDNTLTVNINRLRKSLASIGVPDDFLVTRRGQGYVV, encoded by the coding sequence ATGGCACGGATATTCGTCGTGGAAGACGACGCGTCGTTGCGCGAGGAGCTTATGCGCCTGCTCGAACTGCAGGGTCATACCGCGCTGACCGGCACCGCCTTCGACCGCATCGTGGACGATGTTTTGGCGGCTGCGCCCGACTGCGTGATCCTCGACCTCAAGCTTCCCGGCACGGGCGGCCATACGGTCTGCCGCGATCTCAGGCGCTCGAGTCAAGTGCCCGTCATCATGCTCACGTCGTCCGACAGCGAGTTCGACGAGGTTCTGAGCATGAACCTCGGCGCCGATGACTACGTCACGAAGCCTTACAACCCAGCCGTGCTTCTTGCGCGCATCCAATCGGTTCTGCGCCGTACGCAGCGTACCGAGCCGCCGACGCGTATCGAGCATCGAGGCGTGGTGCTGGACGTGGCGCGCGGGCGGGTGGAGCACGGCGGACGTTCCGTCGACCTGACGCGCAACGAGCTGAAGATCCTCCACATGCTCATGGCGAATCACGACACCATCATCTCGCGCCAGGAGCTGATGGTGGAGCTGTGGCAGTCCGATGCGTTCATCGACGACAATACGCTGACCGTCAACATCAACCGTTTGCGCAAGAGCCTGGCGAGTATCGGCGTGCCCGACGACTTCCTCGTCACGCGCCGCGGGCAGGGATACGTGGTGTGA
- a CDS encoding ABC transporter ATP-binding protein, whose product MTEVYATPQTQTAARPGGSAPSLGARPILSVRQIEKVYGNRDSVTRAINDISFDVAPGEFVGIMGPSGSGKTTLLNCVATIDTVTSGHILVDGRDITGLRSRALAKFRRDDLGFIFQDSNLLDTLTGFENIALALTVKGESTASIKPRVQAIARTLGVDEVLGKYPYQMSGGQKQRIAAARAMVADPKLVLADEPTGALDSRSATVMLETLSMMNADLHATIMMVTHDSFAASFASRILFIKDGAVFNEIRRGATSRGDFFNRIMEVVTFLGGDVRDAG is encoded by the coding sequence ATGACCGAAGTCTACGCGACTCCGCAAACCCAGACGGCGGCGCGCCCCGGAGGCTCGGCTCCGTCTCTCGGCGCCCGTCCCATCCTGTCGGTGCGCCAGATCGAGAAGGTGTACGGCAACCGCGATTCCGTCACCCGGGCCATCAACGACATCAGCTTCGACGTGGCCCCCGGCGAGTTCGTGGGCATCATGGGGCCGTCGGGCTCCGGCAAGACGACGCTGCTGAACTGCGTCGCCACCATCGACACCGTGACGAGCGGGCACATCCTCGTCGACGGGCGCGACATCACGGGCCTGCGCTCCCGCGCGTTGGCGAAGTTCCGTCGCGACGACCTGGGCTTCATCTTCCAGGATTCCAACCTGCTGGACACGCTCACCGGCTTCGAGAACATCGCGCTGGCGCTGACGGTGAAGGGCGAGTCCACCGCCTCCATCAAGCCTCGCGTGCAGGCTATCGCCCGCACGTTGGGCGTGGACGAGGTGCTTGGCAAGTACCCCTACCAGATGTCCGGAGGCCAGAAGCAGCGCATCGCCGCGGCGCGGGCCATGGTCGCCGATCCGAAGCTCGTGCTGGCCGACGAGCCCACGGGCGCGCTCGATTCGCGCAGCGCCACGGTGATGCTGGAGACCCTGTCCATGATGAACGCCGATCTGCATGCCACCATCATGATGGTCACGCACGACTCGTTCGCGGCCTCGTTCGCCAGCCGTATCCTGTTCATCAAGGACGGCGCGGTGTTCAACGAGATCCGCCGCGGCGCCACGAGCCGCGGCGACTTCTTCAACCGCATCATGGAAGTGGTGACGTTCCTGGGCGGTGACGTGCGCGATGCTGGCTAA
- a CDS encoding sensor histidine kinase, producing the protein MSPAAFLRDRALSVAVAIVCAIAIGSVVAVLGAGPDASVLAACIVLACAAFALTVDYARRRAFYRDLEQVVGDLDRTYYATALIEPPDFLEGRLAYEALQATGKAAADDVAAHKQQAEAYRDYIELWIHEIKTPIAAAALMASGLHGPQAARIKGELDRIEGYVEQALYYARSTSLVQDYAIRETSLAEAVREALRKHARFLIERGVAPTVDVDEDVRVFADVKWLAFVIGQLVANAGKYGASTLRFSVREEGAGTSDARTVLEVADDGWGVPAGDVPRVFERAFTGENGRRAGSSTGMGLYLVAELCAKMGLAVALASEEGEGTRVLLAFPHDRRKLDLLS; encoded by the coding sequence ATGAGCCCAGCAGCCTTTCTCAGGGATCGTGCCCTTTCCGTCGCCGTCGCCATCGTGTGCGCGATCGCGATCGGCTCCGTGGTCGCCGTGCTCGGTGCCGGTCCGGACGCCTCGGTGCTGGCGGCATGCATCGTGCTGGCATGCGCGGCCTTCGCCCTGACGGTGGACTACGCGCGTCGTCGCGCGTTTTACCGCGATCTCGAACAGGTGGTGGGAGACCTCGACCGCACCTATTACGCAACGGCGCTCATAGAACCTCCCGACTTCCTGGAAGGACGCCTGGCTTACGAGGCCCTGCAGGCGACGGGGAAGGCCGCCGCCGACGACGTGGCCGCGCACAAGCAGCAAGCCGAAGCCTACCGCGATTACATAGAGCTGTGGATCCACGAGATCAAGACGCCTATCGCCGCGGCGGCGCTCATGGCCTCAGGCTTGCACGGTCCCCAGGCCGCACGGATCAAGGGCGAGCTCGACCGTATCGAGGGCTACGTGGAGCAGGCGTTGTACTATGCGCGCTCCACCTCGCTCGTCCAGGACTATGCCATCCGCGAGACGAGCCTCGCCGAGGCCGTGCGGGAGGCGCTGCGGAAGCATGCGCGCTTCCTCATCGAGCGCGGCGTGGCGCCGACGGTGGACGTGGACGAAGACGTTCGCGTGTTCGCCGACGTGAAGTGGCTCGCTTTCGTCATCGGCCAGCTCGTGGCGAATGCGGGGAAATACGGCGCGAGCACGCTGCGCTTCTCGGTGCGGGAGGAGGGAGCAGGGACCAGCGACGCGCGCACGGTGCTCGAGGTGGCCGACGACGGCTGGGGCGTGCCGGCCGGCGACGTGCCTCGCGTGTTCGAGCGCGCCTTCACCGGCGAGAACGGCAGGCGTGCGGGCTCGTCCACGGGCATGGGGCTGTACCTCGTGGCCGAGCTGTGCGCGAAGATGGGTCTCGCCGTGGCGCTGGCCTCGGAAGAGGGGGAGGGCACGCGCGTGCTGCTGGCGTTCCCGCACGATCGCCGCAAGCTCGACCTGCTGTCGTGA